The following proteins are encoded in a genomic region of Spirosoma sp. SC4-14:
- a CDS encoding TolC family protein, which produces MKGIKHTILTGLLLGLLAQFASAQNAATDGYTLAQCVEYARANHPNVKIARLNEKISLTQTQQVIGRNLPQVSVSGSLIDNYKIPVTLLPGSLASAGSGSTTSTTGTGGVGSTTAVGGTTSDGFIPVKFGTQYSATLTGRVDQKLYDPSLGLALKAAKLTTKLQEEATAQAEQNQAYNVAQAYYQALVIDLQRRLTIRDITSSDTLLQQERVRLQNGTTREIDFGRIQLNRNNLQSQLEQQTRRYELALNQLKFQMGMPQNEPLSLQALEIENQLVVTDLSSPGNRFFENRPDYKQLLINTQLQDLNRLSNNRGYLPSLGLYGTYGTNAQRQEFNFFRNGFPWFQSGAVGLTLNWTIFDGNQRHYRDRENRLNLETLRLQQILARESAELSLSNAQVSYQNLVTDIQRERDNITLAQKILTVTQLEYKEGIATSVTLIDSKDALTTAQNNLANKLINLYQARLDYENAQGTILQYVTQK; this is translated from the coding sequence ATGAAAGGTATCAAGCATACCATACTGACGGGACTACTACTAGGATTATTGGCGCAGTTTGCCAGCGCCCAAAATGCCGCTACAGATGGTTATACACTGGCACAGTGTGTTGAGTATGCCCGCGCCAATCACCCAAATGTCAAAATTGCCCGACTTAACGAGAAAATATCGCTCACACAAACCCAACAGGTCATAGGCCGAAACCTGCCACAGGTTTCGGTGTCGGGATCACTGATCGATAACTATAAAATTCCGGTTACGCTGTTGCCAGGCAGTTTGGCCTCAGCGGGATCAGGATCTACTACCAGCACCACAGGCACAGGCGGTGTTGGGAGCACAACAGCGGTAGGCGGAACCACTTCCGACGGCTTTATTCCCGTAAAATTCGGAACCCAGTATTCGGCTACGCTGACTGGGCGCGTCGATCAGAAACTATATGACCCATCGCTGGGGCTAGCCCTTAAGGCGGCTAAACTGACAACCAAACTTCAGGAAGAAGCAACTGCCCAGGCCGAACAAAACCAAGCATACAATGTAGCTCAGGCATACTACCAGGCTTTAGTGATTGACCTGCAACGCCGGTTAACAATTCGGGATATAACATCATCGGACACGCTATTGCAGCAGGAACGCGTTCGGCTGCAAAATGGCACAACCCGCGAAATCGATTTTGGACGGATTCAGTTGAATCGGAATAATCTGCAATCGCAGCTTGAGCAACAAACGCGCCGTTATGAACTGGCCTTAAACCAGTTGAAGTTCCAGATGGGAATGCCTCAGAACGAACCGCTTAGCCTACAGGCGCTGGAAATAGAAAATCAGTTGGTCGTAACCGATTTATCAAGCCCAGGCAACCGCTTCTTCGAAAATCGTCCCGATTACAAACAATTGCTGATCAATACACAACTACAGGATTTAAACCGACTATCGAATAACCGGGGCTATTTGCCGTCGCTGGGGTTATATGGCACCTACGGAACGAACGCGCAACGGCAGGAATTTAACTTCTTCCGAAATGGTTTTCCCTGGTTCCAGAGCGGAGCAGTCGGCCTAACCCTCAACTGGACAATCTTTGACGGTAACCAGCGTCATTACCGTGACCGAGAAAATCGGCTGAACCTGGAAACCCTGCGGCTGCAACAGATACTGGCCCGCGAATCGGCCGAGTTGAGCCTGAGCAACGCCCAGGTCAGCTACCAGAATCTGGTTACCGACATTCAGCGCGAACGCGACAACATTACGCTGGCGCAGAAAATTCTGACGGTTACGCAACTGGAATATAAAGAGGGCATTGCCACATCGGTAACGTTGATCGACTCGAAAGATGCCTTAACAACCGCCCAAAACAACCTGGCCAATAAACTGATTAATCTGTATCAGGCCCGATTAGATTATGAAAACGCCCAGGGAACTATCCTTCAATACGTTACTCAAAAATAA
- a CDS encoding efflux RND transporter periplasmic adaptor subunit, with amino-acid sequence MKRIIIIGAVAALIALIAFRLINNKKKIEAAKTSTAQFQTTPVVEVQPVAYERLDQNLSLLGTVEAQNEANIIAETRGKLQNFKLVLGTYVKKGQQVGYIEDEVQDIVVENNQTNVENARREMERYERLLKGGAVTQEAYQKYKDQYNTALLNAKQQKRVLGNGAVVAPISGYVYDKKVENGEYVAVGAVLASVINLQDLKLVVNVPEQAVYQLKLGDKATITAQAFPGVTFTGTVHYISPKGDALHNYPVELYLNNSSKNQLKAGTLANASFTFRNGIDGLFIPRRALIGGADSASVYVLENNNTVRLRKIQLGYDTGDLYQVLSGLKQGEPVVVNGQLNVSNGSKVTVSRSNSAQATTDTSVAVNQ; translated from the coding sequence ATGAAACGAATTATTATTATTGGAGCGGTAGCTGCCCTGATCGCGCTGATTGCCTTCCGACTAATCAATAACAAAAAGAAGATAGAGGCCGCGAAAACCTCAACGGCTCAATTCCAGACAACGCCGGTAGTGGAAGTTCAGCCTGTTGCCTATGAGCGGCTTGATCAGAACTTATCGCTGCTGGGAACGGTAGAAGCGCAGAACGAAGCCAACATTATTGCCGAAACTCGCGGAAAACTCCAGAATTTCAAGCTCGTACTGGGCACTTACGTTAAGAAAGGCCAGCAAGTAGGTTATATTGAAGACGAAGTACAGGATATTGTTGTTGAAAACAACCAGACAAACGTCGAAAATGCCCGGCGCGAAATGGAACGCTACGAACGGCTCCTGAAAGGAGGAGCCGTAACCCAGGAAGCTTACCAGAAGTATAAAGATCAGTACAATACGGCTCTTCTGAACGCCAAACAGCAGAAGCGTGTATTGGGTAATGGTGCTGTTGTTGCCCCCATTAGCGGGTATGTGTACGACAAAAAGGTTGAGAATGGCGAATACGTAGCGGTTGGTGCGGTGCTGGCATCGGTCATTAATTTACAGGACCTGAAACTAGTCGTGAACGTACCAGAACAGGCTGTTTATCAGCTTAAACTGGGCGATAAGGCAACCATAACGGCTCAGGCTTTCCCAGGCGTAACCTTCACCGGAACCGTTCATTACATTAGCCCCAAAGGCGATGCGTTACATAACTATCCTGTTGAACTTTATCTGAACAACAGTAGCAAAAATCAGCTAAAAGCCGGAACGCTGGCCAATGCCAGCTTTACGTTCCGTAATGGTATCGACGGGTTGTTTATTCCACGTCGGGCATTGATTGGCGGGGCCGATAGTGCCAGCGTTTATGTTCTGGAAAACAACAATACGGTTCGACTGCGTAAAATTCAATTAGGCTACGACACCGGCGATTTATATCAGGTTCTGAGCGGCCTCAAGCAAGGTGAGCCAGTTGTTGTTAATGGACAACTTAACGTAAGCAACGGTTCTAAAGTGACCGTTAGCCGCAGCAACAGCGCGCAGGCAACTACAGACACATCAGTAGCCGTTAATCAGTAA
- a CDS encoding efflux RND transporter permease subunit, whose protein sequence is MSVTEIAIKRPTLVVVAFTVLGILGFISYKSLNYTLLPKFDASVVTIITAYPGAAAGEVENSVTRKIEDAVSSLENLKNISSTSQEGSSIIQLELNASADPNRALEDAQRKVNAILSQLPDEVESPTLLKFSTDDVPVIRMGVRANLAPTKLYDLVDDQIRTQLTKVDGVGQVTLTGGREREIRIGLDPNKLKLYNLSLSQVTQAINSSNLDYPTGRIETDQAQYAIRLAGKFTDINQIRNTAVKTAANGTKVLLSDVATVTDGVADATTINRINGRESIGITIQKQTDANAVEISQQVRSILGGIEKQYANIGLKFEVTSDSSTYTLASAEGVIFDLEFAVVLVALVMLLFLHSIRNAFIVMVSVPASIISVFVPMYLLGFTLNLMTLMALSLVVGILVDDSIVVLENIYRHLEMGKDRRTASLDGRNEIGFTALAITMVDVVVFLPLVFVQGLIANIIREFSLVVVFSTLMSLIVSFTVTPLLASRFAKETDLNGPGLGKRFLLWFEGQFDSLKHGYARLLAWSLRHKRWVYLTAIVLFVGSIGLVAGGFIGTTFFPQSDQGEFIVQIEGEPFNSLAETNRICQKIEKQLMQNKLVTKVNSNVGYSSSSSGGGLGSTPYHKAEITVTIIPKQERDISIEQFAAQTKAEIMKTPGLNVKSAPVGITGGANATPIQILLQGNSQQELLQAAAVVKQIVKSVSGTSDVELGVDDPKPELKVNLDRRKMAQYGISVANVGATLQTAFSGNTDSKYRVGSRDYDIRIELNRFNRQSKDDVGDLTVPDGQGNLVEIRQIANLQLGTGATQLTRYNRVGSLFVNANVVGRPTGTVGAEIDNILKTKQLPGGVTYKLKGDLERQSDAFGSLGIALGLAVTFVYLLMVALYNSYFRPFVVLFSIPMAVIGAFLALALAEQPISFFVMLGMVMLIGLVAKNAILLVDFANQQKEEGKNTIDALIEAGRERIRPILMTTIAMTIGLLPMALATGDGSESKNGLAWVLIGGLISSLLLTLVLVPTVYLTFENIFNRLSRFYNRLTGKKQKPVPANAKV, encoded by the coding sequence ATGTCAGTAACTGAGATAGCCATTAAACGCCCAACGCTGGTTGTCGTGGCCTTTACTGTGCTGGGTATTCTGGGGTTCATTTCTTACAAAAGTCTGAACTATACCCTACTGCCCAAATTCGATGCGTCGGTCGTAACGATCATTACGGCCTATCCGGGCGCAGCGGCTGGCGAGGTCGAAAACTCCGTAACCCGGAAAATCGAAGATGCGGTTTCATCGCTCGAAAACCTGAAAAATATCAGCTCTACCAGTCAGGAAGGATCATCGATCATTCAGCTCGAACTGAATGCCAGCGCCGACCCAAACCGGGCACTGGAAGATGCGCAGCGAAAGGTAAACGCGATTCTGTCGCAACTGCCCGACGAAGTAGAGTCACCTACCCTGCTTAAATTCTCGACCGACGACGTGCCGGTTATCCGAATGGGGGTACGCGCTAATCTGGCACCAACCAAACTCTACGATCTGGTCGACGATCAGATCCGGACGCAGTTGACCAAAGTAGACGGTGTAGGGCAGGTAACGCTGACGGGTGGCCGCGAACGCGAAATCCGCATTGGGCTCGATCCCAACAAGCTGAAGCTCTATAATTTATCGTTGTCGCAGGTTACGCAGGCCATTAATTCCTCAAACCTCGATTATCCGACCGGTCGTATCGAAACTGATCAGGCCCAGTATGCCATTCGGTTGGCTGGTAAGTTTACCGATATCAACCAGATTCGGAATACAGCGGTAAAAACAGCAGCTAACGGTACGAAAGTCTTATTGAGTGATGTTGCCACCGTAACAGATGGCGTTGCCGATGCCACAACCATCAACCGGATTAACGGACGCGAATCGATCGGTATTACGATTCAGAAACAGACCGACGCCAACGCTGTGGAAATTAGCCAGCAGGTGCGTAGCATTCTGGGCGGTATCGAAAAGCAATATGCCAACATTGGCCTGAAGTTCGAAGTGACCAGCGACTCATCGACCTATACGCTGGCCTCGGCCGAAGGCGTAATTTTCGACCTTGAGTTTGCCGTTGTGCTCGTTGCGCTGGTGATGCTGCTGTTTCTGCACAGCATCCGCAATGCCTTTATTGTGATGGTGTCGGTTCCAGCGTCGATCATTTCGGTGTTTGTTCCAATGTATCTGCTGGGTTTTACGCTCAACCTGATGACACTGATGGCTCTTTCGCTGGTGGTTGGGATTCTGGTCGACGACTCCATTGTGGTGCTGGAAAACATCTATCGCCACCTCGAAATGGGTAAAGACCGCCGAACGGCATCGCTCGATGGTCGAAATGAAATTGGCTTTACGGCTCTGGCCATTACGATGGTCGACGTAGTGGTGTTTCTGCCGCTGGTATTTGTACAGGGGCTGATTGCCAACATTATCCGTGAATTCTCGCTGGTGGTTGTGTTCTCAACGTTGATGTCGCTGATTGTATCGTTTACGGTCACGCCACTGCTGGCGTCACGGTTTGCGAAGGAAACCGACCTGAACGGACCTGGTCTTGGCAAACGTTTTCTGTTGTGGTTCGAAGGTCAGTTCGATTCATTGAAGCATGGTTATGCCCGGCTGCTGGCCTGGAGCCTACGGCACAAACGGTGGGTATATCTTACGGCCATTGTTTTGTTCGTTGGTTCAATTGGGCTGGTAGCGGGTGGCTTTATCGGTACCACCTTCTTCCCGCAGAGTGACCAGGGCGAATTTATCGTTCAGATTGAAGGCGAACCGTTCAACAGCCTGGCCGAAACCAACCGAATCTGTCAGAAAATTGAAAAACAGCTTATGCAGAACAAGCTGGTTACGAAAGTAAACAGCAACGTAGGCTACTCCAGTTCGTCGTCGGGTGGCGGTCTGGGATCAACGCCGTATCATAAGGCCGAAATCACCGTCACCATTATCCCAAAACAGGAACGGGATATTTCCATTGAACAGTTTGCGGCCCAAACCAAAGCCGAGATCATGAAAACCCCCGGTCTGAACGTGAAGTCAGCGCCGGTTGGTATCACTGGGGGGGCTAATGCTACACCAATCCAGATTCTGCTTCAGGGAAATTCGCAGCAGGAACTCCTGCAGGCGGCTGCGGTCGTGAAACAAATTGTGAAATCGGTAAGTGGCACCAGTGATGTTGAGCTTGGCGTAGATGATCCAAAACCTGAACTGAAAGTTAATCTGGACCGCCGAAAAATGGCCCAGTATGGTATCTCGGTGGCCAATGTTGGTGCAACTCTACAGACTGCCTTCTCCGGCAACACCGATAGTAAATACCGCGTTGGAAGCCGCGATTACGACATTCGGATCGAACTGAACCGGTTTAATCGGCAAAGTAAAGACGACGTTGGCGATCTTACGGTGCCCGACGGTCAGGGGAATCTGGTCGAAATTCGGCAGATTGCCAATCTGCAACTGGGTACTGGCGCCACACAGTTAACGCGTTACAATCGGGTAGGCTCGCTATTCGTCAACGCAAACGTGGTTGGTCGCCCAACGGGTACGGTTGGTGCCGAAATCGACAACATCCTTAAAACAAAACAATTACCGGGCGGTGTCACGTATAAACTCAAAGGCGATCTGGAGCGTCAGTCCGATGCCTTTGGGAGCTTAGGCATTGCATTGGGGCTGGCCGTTACCTTCGTTTATCTGCTGATGGTAGCGTTGTATAACTCCTATTTCCGGCCATTCGTGGTCCTGTTCTCGATTCCGATGGCGGTGATTGGAGCCTTCCTGGCGCTGGCGCTGGCCGAACAGCCTATTTCATTCTTCGTTATGCTGGGTATGGTGATGCTGATTGGGCTGGTCGCTAAAAACGCCATTCTGCTTGTCGACTTTGCCAACCAGCAGAAAGAAGAAGGTAAAAATACAATCGATGCGCTGATTGAAGCCGGTCGTGAGCGGATTAGGCCCATTCTGATGACGACTATTGCCATGACGATTGGTCTGCTGCCAATGGCACTGGCTACCGGCGATGGTTCGGAATCGAAAAACGGACTTGCCTGGGTGTTGATTGGCGGTTTGATCAGTTCGCTGTTACTGACACTGGTACTGGTACCGACTGTTTATTTGACTTTCGAAAATA